The sequence below is a genomic window from Dyadobacter sp. CECT 9275.
ACGACTTTGATGAAAAAGGGAACTGTATCGAAACAGATTATACCAAAATTCTGAAAATTGTGAAAGACAGCGGCTTCAGAGGTATTGCTGGTATTGAATACGAGGGAAGCAACCTTTCGGAACGTGAAGGTATCAAGGCTACAAAAGCGTTGCTCGAACGCGTGGGACCTACCATAAAATAATGCAAAGGGGATACAGTAAACTTTTGTTAAGTTGACTGTATCCCCCTGCATCCTTATCCTTAATATCCCGCCCGGATTGCTATCGAAGAATATATCTCATAAAGACCTTTTTATAGTCCAAGATATCCAAGGAACTCCTTTCTCAATGCTTCATCTTCAAATCTTCCGCTGTAAGATGCCGTGATGGTGGAACTTCCCGCATCCTTGATACCACGCGAGTGAACGCACATGTGTTTGGCATCAATCACAACCGCCACGTCTTCGGTTTTTAAAGCCACTTTCAGCTCATTTGCGATCTGCATGGTCAGACGTTCCTGTACCTGCGGCCGCTTCGAAAAATATTCTACAATCCGGTTCAATTTTGAAAGCCCGATCACCTTTCCGCTGGAAATGTAGGCAACATGTGCTTTCCCGTATATCGGTACAAAATGATGCTCGCAATTGGAAAACACCGAGATGTCCTTCTCCACAAGCATCTGGTTGTACTGGTATTTATTGTCAAACAGCGTTACGGAAGGTTTATTTCTGGGATCGAGGCCTCCGAAAATCTCTTTGACATACATTTTGGCCACTCGCTTCGGCGTACCTCTCAGGCTGTCGTCTCTCAGGTCAAGCCCCATGATCTCCATGATATGCCGGAAATGTTTTTCTATTAATTCAATCTTCATTTCATCCTCCATAGCAAAGGCATCCTCGCGCAATGGGGTTTCAATGGAAGAGAAGAGATGATCCTCCCCTACTTCTTCAACGTCCAGACTGTCAATTGACGGGATATTCAACAAAGTTCCGTTCTGTTTCATATAAACGTATTTTCAGAGCAAGCTCCGGATCGATTAATTTACGTAGGATAGAATAAATAACAATGGCTATATTTTCGGCTGAGGGATTAAGGTTCCTGAATTCCTCAATGTCCAGATTGAGATTATGATGGTCAAACCTGTCCAGCACATGCTCTTTTATGGTATCGCTGAGTATCTTCATATCCATCACAAAGCCGGTTTGCGGATCAACTTCTCCGGTTACCCGCACGATCAGCTCATAATTATGACCGTGGAAATTAGGATTATTACATTTACCAAAAACAGACTGGTTTTTCTCCTCGCTCCACAACGGATTGTGAAGGCGGTGAGCCGCATTAAAATGCTCCTTACGGAACACCGATACTTTGTGAGACATAGGGTAACCAGTTAGTTAATATTCAACCTTAATGTCGTTACAAAGTTTGTGTCCAACACATTAAGGCTTTCAGAGCCGGCCAAAGAAACGCTCATTTGGATATGCTTACCCAAACTTAACGATTTCACTGAAAAAAATGTTCAAAACTTTTTCTTAATTACATATCACACGCCGGGCTTCCTGTGAAATTATAATTAATAAAAAAAATTAAAAAATACGGTATTTGAATGTAAATTGCGACCTTGGGCAAATAAAAGCCTGCCATTCTGATATTTCACCTATTGCTATATATGCATAGACGAGATTTTATTCAAAAAACTACTCTTGCCGCTTCTGCCTCAGGAATTTTTCCTGAAATTATATTTAACCGTCCCAAGGTAGCAGAAAAAGTACGCCTGGGCTTTATTGGAGTCGGTTCCAGGGGCCGAAGCCATGTGGAGCAGGCCCTATTCCGAAGTGACGTAGAAATTACCGCCATCTGTGATATTGATCCCGAAGCGATTGCTAAAACGCTGGAAATGATCAAAAAAGCTGGCAAAAAACAGCCTGCAGTGTACTCAGGAGGTGATGAGGATTTTCTGAACCT
It includes:
- the folE gene encoding GTP cyclohydrolase I FolE; the encoded protein is MKQNGTLLNIPSIDSLDVEEVGEDHLFSSIETPLREDAFAMEDEMKIELIEKHFRHIMEIMGLDLRDDSLRGTPKRVAKMYVKEIFGGLDPRNKPSVTLFDNKYQYNQMLVEKDISVFSNCEHHFVPIYGKAHVAYISSGKVIGLSKLNRIVEYFSKRPQVQERLTMQIANELKVALKTEDVAVVIDAKHMCVHSRGIKDAGSSTITASYSGRFEDEALRKEFLGYLGL
- a CDS encoding 6-pyruvoyl trahydropterin synthase family protein; this encodes MSHKVSVFRKEHFNAAHRLHNPLWSEEKNQSVFGKCNNPNFHGHNYELIVRVTGEVDPQTGFVMDMKILSDTIKEHVLDRFDHHNLNLDIEEFRNLNPSAENIAIVIYSILRKLIDPELALKIRLYETERNFVEYPVN